ccagaaagcactttttaaggggtgatacaTTTTTGAATTTTTTTCAATTTTTCTAAATTTTACTCTTGGGTCTTGACTTGtgttacatttgcaatatgaaaatCACAGTGGAGCGCACTCGCCATCTGTTGATTTTTGAATGCTACACTTGgcatttgccatatggcatttgcaatcaacTTTGATTGAAACGACGCCGAATTGAGTGGTATGTTTCGATACGGTGtcaatgacttcccattcatttttgtttcttattcatccctttacatttgtgtgtatttgtgtgtatacgGTAGTTGTTTTTGGATAAGGTAGTTGAAATGGTTAGATTACTAGTTAGATTTTACTGAACCCACAGAGGAGACAACGCAATAGCTGCCAGCTCGCTAACCTAGGCTGCttttacacaggcagaccaattcaGATCCTTTTTTACTCATTTGTCttttgaccaataacatcagatcttttcaaatCAGCTCTTTTCAGAGCAGATCTGATTTGTCAAAAGACTAATTAGTGAAAAACAAGATCAGAAttgtgctgcctgtgtaaacgctgCCTTACTGCCTTGAGTTGTTGATATATCAGCTGAGTGTATATTTATAGCCTGAACAGCCAGTTGTCATCgctgtttgattgattgatcatgttcatctgcatgtcattgtggtGTCATAACGTTAGCCCTCTTTGTGTGAATTTCAAAAGTCTTTCCTTAACTCTTCGCGTCCTCTGTCCTCACCTTGGTTGTTTTAAAATCTGTCCGCTCCACAAAGACATACAGCTGAGAATGATCAATCAATAAGCCAGTGATTGGATGGCAACTGCAGGTTCAGGCAATAAATACACAACAAGCTGGTTTGTCAACTAAGCATGGCAGTAAGGCACTGAGCTACTAATTGTTTTGTCTGGGCTGTTGGTGGTTTAAGGCTTTGATATGGCTTTTGGAATTAATTTGGGGTAAGATTCTTTGACCAATGTGTTTCAGGTCAACTGCAAGGTTGCTGCTTGTATTTGGAATGTGGATGTGTAATGGCAACTTCTTTTCTTGACAGGATTGTGTTCCTTTGCTCATTGTTTGCAGAACACTCAAGTTTTACATGGGCTCCACGTGGTAAGGCATGAACACAAAACGTTGTCACTTTTGTCAGACCAACCTTCAAGTTTGGCACTGAATCTATAACTTCCCTTCTGTTTAGATGCCCAGAGAGTAAGAGGCTATGGGTTTTCTGGCTCTTCCAGAATGGAAGTTGAGCAGAGGCAAACAGGTGGCAGCTATCCCCAGGATCAATTCAGACCAGCCTCTCACACTTCTGGTTTGGTCCAGAGTGAAGCTACTTACCGCGGGACTGGATACAACACACTCGGAGGCTTTGCTCCAAGCTCCCTCCAGCCAGCCCCAAGGGGCTCTGGATCTATCCCCAGCAGCTTTACCTCCGCCCAGACAAAGGGTAAGAGGACCCGTGCCAAGAATACTGACATTAGCCTCTCTGGTTCTATAGCCAGTGGATCCTCTGTCACCCACAACAAGCATCAAACCAAGGCCAGCAGAACCTATGGTCAAAGTGTCACTGACCCCAGTGCATTAAGGCCAGTTTCAAGTTGGGAGGTAAAGAGAATCCAGGCCAACACTCTTCGTACTGTACAGCCTCGCTCTGGACTAGTCCAGAATCCTGATGTTGTGTTTAATGTCCAGAGTAGAACTGCCTCTAACCTGAAACCATCTACTCCTAACTATGGCTCTACCCAGAGTGAATTCAAGTTCTCCACCTCCAGACAACCCAACCAAGGCCTTGTCCAGACTCTGAGTAGAGGAGCCCCCAGCCTCTATGGTCAAACTGCCACCCACACCACCTCCCTCACCCACTATgtccaggacctgaagcaagggaGCAGCTTCCCTTCCCTGGCTTTCAAGGGACCAATGGAGATCTCTGCCCGGTCAATTTCCACTCCTGACCGTGAAGTTCCCTCAAGTGGTTCTTCACAAACTTCATTTAGACCAGGTCCTCTGAGTTTTGGTTCTACTGAAGGTGGGAGTGCAACAAACAGCTACAAGCCTAGCTTCTCCCAAGATGTCATGCAATACCAGAGCAACTCTGCCAGTAGAAGTGTTTCAACTTCCAATCAATATGCCCAAACCTCTGGCCAGAGAATAGATGGAGCCTCTACCTCAAGTCGCGGCATGCCCACTTCTAGCCTGGCCTCTCGCTCCAGTCTTTTTCGCCCCAGCTCTACAGCTAGTGGAAACTCCTATGGCGCCTACAAGCCTGGCTCTGACCTTGGTGCAACACCAAGCCAAAGCCTGTTTACCTCTAACCAAGGTGGAAGGGGTTCAACATACAGCCAGAATCTCCTTGCAAAACCTGCCCAAGGGAAGTACGGACAAATGTCTGCTCAGTGGGGGAGCTACCAGCCCAGCTATGCTGCCAGTAGTGGGCCAGTCTCCAGCCTCTTCAGTTCTACCCAGGCTGCCAGTTCTTCAACATTCATCCAGAATGCTCCTGCCACAGCCCAGAAGCCAAGTGGCTCTAAACCTGTCCCCAGTCAACGCTATCAGCCCAGCTATTTGTTCAATGCAGTGAAGTCCAACACTAGCTCTGCCAGACGTCCCACCCAGAGCCTCTTGTCTAGCAGCTATGGCCCTACCCAGAGCAGGACCAGCAGTGCCAGCTCGATCAACCCTCGCCGCTTTGCCCTGACCATCATGCACAGCATCCCAGAATTGTACGGCGGATCTACAATCCACCGGCTCAAAGACCCTACTCGGTAGGAGTAGTGCCTCCCCTAGCCACTCAACCCAGCTCTTCAAGTGTCAGCAAGCCACAGCCAAACCACTATCTGCCAAGCAGAAAGGCCCTAGCACAACCTAAATTGAGTCCAGAGCTTTAGGGGAGTCCAGAACATGATGAAGTGGGATCTGTAGCCACCAGTTGAGGTGAGATTTCAGTTTCTCTGTATTTTTATGCCATTTGGGCTGTTTAGGTTTACATAGGCAGTTCATTGATCTTTGCGATTGGCTCAGTCAAAAGATCAGAATTTGGTTGCCTGTCTTTGCTTTCATGTATGCTTGTTACTAATCTTTTTGTCTTCTAGGTGCTGTGACCTGGAAGTGTTGTCAGGACTTCTCTACTTCAATTGTTTTAAATAAAATTTACTAATACATATTAGTCTTTATCTAATTGTTTTCAGACAAATGTTTTGAATGCCTTGTGGTGACTCTAATGCACTTGCTTTCTTGCTTTCTATCTCACTAAACCCTCCTGAAAGTTCTCTGAAGTATTTCATTAACCCCCTCTCCAAAAAAGTAAATGAATATTTTTTTCCATTGTCTGATCATCCAGAAAATGACAAACTACTTGTCACATACGCTGACTACAAGTGTGAATTTTGCCATAATGTTTACTTGCAAGCCcctttaattttttaaaatgaattgttcagcagtcttatagcttgagatgctgttgaggagccttttggtcctagacctgGCACTGAACCGCTTACCGTGTGGTAGCAGAAGTTTAACTTGGACTGCAACCGATCAGGaggctcttgatggtgcagctgtaaaaccttctggggacccatgccaattcTTGTCAGTCTCTTGGGGggttgtcgtaccctcttcacgactgtcttggtatgtttgacACAGAGAGTTCTTTGGTTGACGTGGACACCAAGGTACTTAACTCTCGGCCTGCTCCATTACAGGCCTGTTAATAGGGGCTTGTTCGGCCcgctttttcctgtagtccacgatcagctctttagtcttgctcacgttgaaggagaggttt
The nucleotide sequence above comes from Oncorhynchus keta strain PuntledgeMale-10-30-2019 unplaced genomic scaffold, Oket_V2 Un_contig_6890_pilon_pilon, whole genome shotgun sequence. Encoded proteins:
- the LOC118399467 gene encoding mucin-16-like → MAFGINLGIVFLCSLFAEHSSFTWAPRDAQRVRGYGFSGSSRMEVEQRQTGGSYPQDQFRPASHTSGLVQSEATYRGTGYNTLGGFAPSSLQPAPRGSGSIPSSFTSAQTKGKRTRAKNTDISLSGSIASGSSVTHNKHQTKASRTYGQSVTDPSALRPVSSWEVKRIQANTLRTVQPRSGLVQNPDVVFNVQSRTASNLKPSTPNYGSTQSEFKFSTSRQPNQGLVQTLSRGAPSLYGQTATHTTSLTHYVQDLKQGSSFPSLAFKGPMEISARSISTPDREVPSSGSSQTSFRPGPLSFGSTEGGSATNSYKPSFSQDVMQYQSNSASRSVSTSNQYAQTSGQRIDGASTSSRGMPTSSLASRSSLFRPSSTASGNSYGAYKPGSDLGATPSQSLFTSNQGGRGSTYSQNLLAKPAQGKYGQMSAQWGSYQPSYAASSGPVSSLFSSTQAASSSTFIQNAPATAQKPSGSKPVPSQRYQPSYLFNAVKSNTSSARRPTQSLLSSSYGPTQSRTSSASSINPRRFALTIMHSIPELYGGSTIHRLKDPTR